CGACGATAAAGAAATTGAACCACAGAGAAACACTACAGATGTTAACCACAGGGAACAGAGAGAAGCACTAGAGATGTTAAGCTAGTGACTGTTTGTCATCCAACGGACGCCATGTATGGCGTCCCTAGATGACACCGTGTTTCTTCCCGTAAAGACGTGCGAGGCGGAGTACACCCAGCACAGCCAAAGCGTGCACTTGGTGATCGAACTTCGACTCATGGCTTAACCACAGAGAAGCACTACGGATGTTAACCACAGAGAACACAGAGAGCACAGAGAAACGCTGAAACAATGAGGTGGTGTTCAGGGCCGGGGAAGGCGGCAGACGGGATTTGCCTGTCCCGACGCGTATTCAGACGCCCTGATATTGGTAAAGGGCGAGGCATGTCTCGCCCTGAGCGGAACCCTATTTCGGGAGAGGGGTCAGGGGCACATGCGCTCCCTTTCCCCTCTCCCCTTGCTACCCCTTTTTACGGCTGGGGCAGATTAGCGTAGTTGTCGTCGAGACAGGTTTGGGCTGCCGCCGCGGTTTCCGTCAAGATGGCCTCAAGATCGCGCTCGCCGTTTTCGATCCAGCGCGTGCGAACGTCGGTGAGGTTGACGCAGGTGAAGTAGAACTGGCTGCGCAGGTAGTTGGGGACGCGCTGCGAGTTGACGAGCTGGTTATACGAGACGCTCTTGATCGGATCGGTGTCCCAGCCGAGTTCCTGCCAGACGGCCGGGCTATTGGGCGACCAAACGCCGGCTTCGGCGGCCATCTTCTGCGCGACCGGGCCGGTCAGGAATTCAAGCAGACCCCAAGCGGCGTCCTTGTGCGGGCTACCTTCCCACATGTAGTAGACATAGGAGTCGGCCCACGGGATGACTTCGGTGTTTTCGTCGAAGCGTGGAGGCGCGACCACACCCCAGTTGAAGTCGTCTTGTTCCATCAGGGCCGGGATTTCCCAGTCGGAGATGTGCTGCATGGCGACCTGGCCGGACATGAAGGTGACTTCGCCGAACTGATCCATCATTTCGACGGGGGTCACAGACTGGTCTTCGGTGACGAGTTCGAGGCACCAGCGCATGGCGTTGACAGTTTCGGGGCTGTCGAGATAGCCGACGACCTGACGGCCATCGTCGCTGGTGATTTCCGCGCCGAGGTTAAAGGAGAAGGTCGACCACTGGAGGCAGCCATCGCCGCCTTCGATCGCGCCTGCGCCGTAGACATCGTTGGCGGGATCGGCGAGCGCCTTGGCTGTTTCACGG
The nucleotide sequence above comes from Candidatus Flexicrinis proximus. Encoded proteins:
- a CDS encoding sugar ABC transporter substrate-binding protein, which translates into the protein MKKLLVLVLVIGLLLPVLAVSAQDTQPVIITWWATERGRDTANTRDLHFKLARQYEADHPGTFVEVALYPSRGFATRVFTAIAAGQGPDIWYHYYAPEIAQQGFLADLTPYVEASGLADTWFPSAARRAVFDGKFYGVPRDAVSGFIAYNKDIFDAAGMPYPEEGWTVADYRETAKALADPANDVYGAGAIEGGDGCLQWSTFSFNLGAEITSDDGRQVVGYLDSPETVNAMRWCLELVTEDQSVTPVEMMDQFGEVTFMSGQVAMQHISDWEIPALMEQDDFNWGVVAPPRFDENTEVIPWADSYVYYMWEGSPHKDAAWGLLEFLTGPVAQKMAAEAGVWSPNSPAVWQELGWDTDPIKSVSYNQLVNSQRVPNYLRSQFYFTCVNLTDVRTRWIENGERDLEAILTETAAAAQTCLDDNYANLPQP